Within the Nicotiana tabacum cultivar K326 chromosome 11, ASM71507v2, whole genome shotgun sequence genome, the region TAAAAAGTGTTGAAGTTTTATGGGTAGAAAGCACTCTCTCAAGCGTGGAAAATCTATTCATTCAATCTCAACATCATCAcaattttttgattttgttatggATGTTGAAAATCATTCTCTTACAATGGAAAAGTCTTATATAAAATATGCTCCAAGTGCGCGTGCAATTGAAAAATCATCTTCAGCAAGTGGAACAAAAGTTGTTAGTTTGGGACGAACGCGTTTACAGAGGGCTAAGGCACGAAATACCTCTGGATCAGCTTTGAATGCCTCTGGATTAGTGATTAtatccaaatccactactaaaaagtaaatggacacgatcgcatgcaatataatttacccaactatgagtcggggtcgaatcccacagagaacaatatataggcgattaggaatgtaagagaattatcacttattatacaatgccaaacacttagaatgattgttgagaaaatattatagctaaatgcgaaaatgtaaactaacctagaaagcaagtaaaataatcaatggctacaagtatagatggatcgggaattacactcaagtaacgatccaatgtattttatgattttacaaatatgagcgagcttatgttaattagcctcgggtaataattatatattagcttcttcaaaagactaacaagacttcctaattgaattatccctaaaataattaagagattaagcacacccgaatatggctacaagtagtctaatcctatccctaggtagaatctataaagtgagggttaaagcctcaagttcttgttaattaatcttttccaaccccaaattatcattcccaaaattaattcaaagttaatAGGCGATTCCTAGGGTTAGCTAAACCctttgaaaacattaaagaacaagaataattaaaggaacaataactcacttcaatatAACTAAAAATCGtttaatacataagcacaacaagatatttaatccccactttaaacatgaatatttccataaacaagattcaactattggaaaaaatactacacacttagatatacaatacaaagcaagaaaatgaagaaatgagcataaatgagtaagaaattctcaaccaaaagcttcagcTCTTCAAgccccaagtgtgtgtgcaaaaaCCCTAGCTCAAAAACTTATCTTCTCTAGTCTAAAAgactgaaaaataagccaaagatgtttcacaaatgagctaggtcgtgtattaaagCGTTTGGGGTCAAAATCGTAAAATTCCAGAACTTCCCAGatttgtgaatcgcgatcgcgaaaagagGCTTGCGATTGCAAAGAGTAATGTTGTAAAGCATTGCAATCGTAGGTTACATcgcgcgttcgcgtagagcatttCAAAGCAGTTGACTagcttcttcatcgcgttcgtagAACTAGCCCTACGTTCGCGATGTATTGTTTCCTCTAGCATCGCGTTTGCGATTATactttcgcttttgcgaaggtTGCATTCCACCTTCTTTGCGTACAgcacttcgcattcgcgaaggtttgttGTCCTGATGCTCAGTGTTCGCGTCTAACCCTTcccgttcgcgaagggtaattcaCTAGGTAGTATTTTGTTtgcattttagcttctttttgactcGTTTTCACATGGTTCCTTCACCACCACTCCTAAATCTCTTGATACCTGAAATATGCCAATAAGCCTCAATAAATGCCTTAATTTCTCAACAAAATGATACAAAATCCTATGTATCAAGAGGAGATAAGTGGGTAAAAtaccaatttatcaattagctagCCTTAGAATAGCGCATTCTCAAAGTGGTAAGGAGTGCAAAATTAGTGGTTCTCAAAGTGCAAAGGAACCAGAAGTTGATGTTTCTCAAAATAATATAAAGCCTACAAAAAAAAGAAGGTTTCTGAATCAACTATTCATCATAGAAGACATTTCAAATCCTATTCAAAGGTAAATGTatcgacccggccggtcgttttgagtattataatcccgTTTCCCTATTTACTACTCAAGTTATGCTTTACAATTTTTTTATGACTTACCGTCTTAGTTGGTTCGTGTCcagaaggatttcagagtgaaatgagacccttagtctcataattgaaaacttaagttggaaaggttgaccagatattgacttatgtgtaaacgacctcggaatttaattttgatgattccaatagctccgtgtgGTGATTTTAGACTAAGGAGCGTGTCTAacaaattatttggaggtccgtagtggaattatgcttgaattggcgtatgattcatggttttagcttgtttgaggtaatttgaaggttcgactaagttcgtatggtattttaggacttgatggtatatttagttgaggtctcgggggcctcgggtgagtttcggagggttaacagatcgaatttggacttagaagaaaatCTGAAGGTTTCTGCCAtctgttgtaatcgcacctgcggaatttccatcgcatgtgcgagctcgcagaagcgagccttccatcgcagatgcatCAAGGCATGGCTGAGGCTTTGATAGCAGAAGCGTCCCCATACATGTGGGCGTTTGATCGCAGAAGCGCAAGGGCGCTTGGTGAGGCAGCTTCGCAAAAGCGGACAGATCCTCGCAGaagcgtgtccgcagatgcgcacaaaatcccgcagaagtggaaacccctgggcagtacaaaaacagaggggtttcAAGCTCGGGCTGGGCAATTTTGAGCGAGGTTTtcacgggaaatcttgaggtaagtcacaggTGATCATTTCTACgtcataatattgaattatcatcgaataatccgactagattacaagTTTTTGTGGTGTAAATCGGGGATTTAAACTTaggaatttgaaaataagatttgaagatttggtggtcgagttgaggtcgaattttggtaaaatttgtatggttagactcgtggttgattgGACttccgaattttgtaactttggtcgggttccgagacatgggcaccacatgcgatttttgagctaaatttcggattttgatggaaaattaatatttccttatggaattaattccaataaattttattgactgaatcgaattatttgtggctagattcgagacgtttggaggccaattcacgaggcaaagacctagcggagtaaagaatttcacggtttgaggtaaataaaatattataaactataagcatttattttatttaactatgcaattattatagataaatataaactataagcataatctttataaataattatattaactatttaattttaataaattataatagcatctatctaagtaaattttctaagttataattaagtatgtgagtaatttctcacacacacacatacactatattgtaattgattctaataacttcttttttcattcgttcatcactaataatacatgacatagattaatcgatatataggtcgagacattttgatgaatcatcgattaatatttatctatgcatctaagtaagttataagtcgatgaatcagtttacaaatagatatatttgatgataaagtatatatactaattagtatcttcccaagtctatccctaaaagaacccgaccatgTGGTCCTAGTGCTttgtgttcttatatatatacggctatacctacacacacacacacacacacacacacacacacacacacacacacacacaaaaacacacttcactgtaatactttaactatatatatagcttgttatagtatatgttagtgtgtatatatatagcttgttaaagtttgaccatgtttgacctattaatttaactcgtttacttaatactaatagcttctttcgtttatttaatttgtgatccatatatatatatatatatatatatatatatatatatatatatatatatatatatatatatatatatatatatgttaaagatatttagtattaattcttttatttttcattcattcatcactaataatgcatggcatagctagattaatcgatataggtcgagacgttttgtttttactattagtcgatataggtcaaacgttttgtttttaatattcatcgatgcatctaagtaagttataagtcgatgaatcaatttacaaatagcatgttatatatagtatatgttagtgtattcattatttctattacaaaagtgttaacgaattacatttatattatttagatagtaaatataaaagtaattcgaaagtttgaccaatgttgacgtaataaccgaccaattttggtcgattattttgcagaaaataacaattaccgacgaaagttggtcggtaaatgctttcCATatattaaccgaccaacgttggtcggtaattttaaatataaattcttaaactATATTAGGCGAAAAAAACAACCATATACTACTGCATCGTGTCTCTATAAAATTCATACTCATCAAGTACGACTACTTCAGTTGTATGTGATGTCAGTTAAATTTTTGTTAACTATGCCAGTACCTTGTCTCTTCTTTCATCATAGTCATCAGATGTTGACTGATCAATTAGCATCCTCACCAGCATCGAGGATTTGGTCAGTAGAAGCTTGATAAGCTTGAGTATGTGCGTGAGTTCACTATCTTAATGCTACAAATTCCGTCGTTGTTCGAGAAAGATTTCGTCTTTTATTTCATGGATGGATTGCAAAATTGGGTAAAGCAGGAGTTAAGAATACATCAAGTAGCCAACATGGACGAGGTCATAACGGTAGCCAAGTCGTTCATTGACTTCAAGATGGATCCTGCCAAGTGCAAAGAAGGCAACGCCAAGAGAGGTGGGGGGGATCATGACAAAGACAACTAGAAATGCATAGCTGGGGTATTCAAGGGCAGTGGTAAGGGGCCACCCCATGACGGATAGAGGTCCAAGAAAAATGGAAAGGGGCTGGAAAACAGTACCGAGTAAGTGCCTAAGGGAGGGTGCTACTTTTGTAAAGGATTACATCGGGCAAGTGAATGCCCAGAGTTGGGGAAGCTTGCAACAATGATCGGGAGCTTTGCTCAGGCACACAAGGGTGACAGAGAAGGGACCGCCTGCATTGGGGTATGCGCTTGAAATCTAAGCTGAAAGTAGGGGATTTGATAAGTGGGGCTTTTGACggcttattagcgccttttagcttttgttttagtctaaaagcattaaattgtgttcccgaaactaataaaattgtgcaaaattacaggaatgctggaagttagTCTCTCGAGATGAAATCTTATTCAAAAAGGAGTAATCCGAAGCACAAAGTAATAAAAGGCGTAGAAGCACAAATATACGGACCGCAGAAGAGTTGCCTTGCGGCCGCAGTCCAGAAATGTGCGGTCACAGGTCATGGTCAAACAGACCTAGGCTTTTTATCGATTTGTAAAAATCTTAAAAACAACTATCTCTAGtcctctttctttattttgcaatcatTAGAGTAACattagaaatagaaaataaatcgttgttgtggaagtgcaatctagataatcCATTTGCTCAAATTGAAATATACACCCCTAACTCCTATCTTAGCTCTCAATGGATTCGACGTCGACTCTTAGTTGGATTTCTATTATTGCATACGACCATTTCATATCTCTTTAGAGGTATGCTTTGGATGTGATAAGGATTCCAAAGCATATCTTTGCACTATGCAAATAGAGCATGGTGGCAGCAAGAAAGGTTGTGCGGACATAGTTGAAGAGGATGGCGAGTTATAAAGTGATGGCACGCTATCAGACTTAGACGATGCACCAAGCAGAGGGGTCAAGTTTGCTAGCAAGGCTGGGACCATGGAGGGTAGCCAAATAGGGAGTGGAATCATGGACCCGATGCTTGAGAAGATGTTAGACTTGATTGAGTCATGGGGAGATTCAAACCAAGAGCAAGGAGAGGCATCTGATGGGCGGCAGATCCAGGCCATCATTGCTAACCGTCCAAAGTACAAATGGGGAAAGAATAAAGGTGACCAGTACCTTGTGACATGGGAAGGTGAACCGTCCCATAAAACATCATGGCTAATAGACAAAGATCTCCAACGACGCCAAGGTGAGGTGCGCGTGTACGTGTCGATGCTTTGTGTCGAGGGCACCACAAAATTGGGTGGGGGAGAGTGCCACGGCCCGCCACATCATTATTCCACGTAAGTTCCACTTGGCATATATTGTTGCCATATGGAAGGGTTACATAAGTTAAGGACTAGCTCTTGGTGGAAAATTCTAAAACTATGGAGAGTTTCTTTGGGAAATTTCTagatatttatggatttgataggAAGACTCTTTTGGAAAACCTTGGAATGTTCTAGTAATCTAAAAAATTTTAGAAGGTGTACTTATTTGTAAATATGAAAGGACTTATAAAACAATTattatttacacactagcccctaggtgACTAGTATAAATATGGGTCATTCATTTGTAACTCATAAAGTAAAACAATCAAATTCTCTCTAAGGCTAACTTGACATAGTAAGAAcatgagcaagttgtgcaagatcgcgagcgagttgtcaagtgctgCACGTATACTTAGTTTAAGTCTAAGGACATGACAATTGGCACTTTATTTCTAAAAACTGTGAGCCTTTTTCAGCAAATTGGAGAAGATCAATTACACCTCTTAAGTTTTGTTTAAAAAATCAAACTCCCCCTCCAAGTTTAATATCATTTCTGTGTAATACTTTTTTATATTATCtaataatatttttcttattctagttaTATTAGCTATGTTAGTATTATTAATCTTGTTAATGCAAAACCAAAGATTTCTTTGTGGTCCcttttttctttacttctttgtcTTTTGTGAAAGACAAAGTATCCCTCATTGGTGATGGAAAGTCTTTCCTTCTCTTTATATTGAATTGCTCTTTGTTGGGCTTGTAAAGAGCTAGTAAAAGGGAGTGTTCTCGCGCACATGAGAATTTGGTTCTGAAGGCAAAACAGGTTGATTTTCCCCCCTCCCCCCTGCACGCGAGATATACGAGAGGCCTATTCCAAATCTGGTTTTGCTAaaattatttcttcattttttagctTAACAGAATATGTCCAAATTCATTCTCTCTTGAATTGAATTTTGTAACGTTCCATTTATTTCTTTGTAACTCTCATGCTTTAGTTTCTGCAACAGTTGTGTTAATTCTTGTAACATCTGTGGTTAATTTTGGCAGTCTTCTTTGTGaattattaaacaaaaaaaacaccttcaactctcttcttcttcaacctATATCTAGGCAATTGTCACGTGTTTGGAGGTATTGTGGAACCTTGGGGAGCGATCGATCTTAATGATTTGTACCCAGTCGGACCAAAATCGCTTTCAAGGCAGTGGCTTGCCACGACACAGTTTGTTTATAAGTTGTTCTTGTTTACTTCTTGTTCTTAGTCAATATTATCTACTCATTTTTCTTACAATTTAAAAGCGAATTTCGCCATATAATATTGACTAATGGCTACCACTATGAACAAAACACTTCCTGATCTGTCAAAACTTGAACCTTTAGATGGAAATAATTATAAGCATTGGTCCCagaaacttttaattttctttgaaCAGTTAGAAGTTGATTATATTTTGTTTAATGAACCACCTGATGATGTGCTTGCTGATAGTTCTAATGTTGCTACTACTGTTGTTGCTGGTGATGTTGCTAAGAAGAAAgttgaaaaggataacaaaactGTTCGAGGGCATTTGCTTAACCATATGACTAACCATCTCTTTGATTTGCTTATAACTTATAAATCTGTTAAAGTCATATGTGACAGCTTGGAGAAGAAATATGGTGCAGATGACGCGAGGAAAAAGAAGTATGTGGTTGGAAAGTGGATCAAGTTTCAGATAGTTGATGATAAGACAATCATGGGGCAGGTTCACGAGTATGAGAACTTGACTGCTGATGTTTTGAACGAAGGAATGGAGATGTGTGAGATTCTTCAAGCTAATATTCTGCTTGAAAATTTTCCACCTTCCTGGACTGATCACAGGAATCAACTGAAacacaagaaaaaaaaactttaactCTTCAATAAATAATCAGTCACATGAGGACTGAGAAAACAAACCATCTCAAAGATGTGGAGTATGAACGGTTAAGGATAAGATGAAATCTCTCTCTCTTAATTCTTCTAAAGCTAACCTTGTGGAATCTTCTAATACTTTTGTGAAAGGCAGGTTTAAAGGAAAACAGGAGAAAGGACATGTGAAGAAGCAGAATTACTTCAATAAGCCAGAGGGCCAAGGACAAAGCTCAAAGAAGGGAGGAAAAGCTCCAGTCCAAGCTAACCTTACTGAGGGTGATGATGTCATTGCTTATGTGGTCGTTGAGGCGAACATGGTGGCTAAAAAGACTGACTGGATAATGGACATAGGCGTTTTAAGGCACCTTTGCGCCAACAAGGAGTTGTTCATAACTTTGAGGAATCTGCTGATGGGGAGTGTGTCTACATGGGTAACTCCACTACAATTGGAGGTATGGGTAAAGGAAAAATTCTCCTTAAGTTAACTTCTGAAAAAACCTTAGCTTTGAACAATGTTCTGTATGTACCCTCCCTTCGTAGAAACTTAGTTTCTGGTGCGCTTCTCAACAAAGCAGGTCTTAAACTTATTTTTGAATATGATAAAGTTGTTATTTCTCGTGGGAGACTTTGTTGGGAAGGGTTACCTTAGTGGGGGTTTATTTGTACTGAACATTGCTCAAGATATCACTAATAATGCTAGTACTTTCAATTCTGCTTATATTGCTGAGTCTATTGATTTGTGACATGGTAGACTAGGTCACATTAATATTGCTTCTATTAAAAGACTTAGAaaaatgaaattaattcctatagtcaatgttgataatttttctaagtgtcaTGCTTGTGTAAAAATAAAACATACCAAAAAGCCTTTTAAGAATGTAACTAGTAGAAAGACAGAATTGCTTGAAGTAGTGCATTCAGACTTAGCAGATTTCAAGAACACTGTTAGTAAGGATCGAAGGAAATATTACATCACATTTGTAGATGGCTTTTCTAGATACACTAAGGTATATCTTCTTAAGTCAAAAGATGAGGCTGAAAGCATATTTTTGAAATACAAGGCAGAAGTAGAGAATCAATTAGTTTACAGCAAAATCAAGAGACTTAGGTCTGACATGGGTAGTGAATATAGTACTAATACTCTAGAAGTATTTTGTGAGGAAAATGGTATTATACATGTGGTTAGTGCTCCATATACTCCCCAAAACAATGGTGTAGCCGAACGGAAAAATAGAACCCttaaggaaatgatgaattctatGCTTTTGAGTTCGGGTTTATCTGATAATATGTGAGGGGGGCTATTTTATCTGCATGCTATATTCTTAATAAAGTCCCTAATAAGAAGTTAGATAAAACTTCGTATGAGTTATGGAAAGGGTTTGTCCCTAACTAGAAAATTctgaaagtgtgggggtgtttggctaaAGTTGTCTACCTGATGTTAAACAAGTAACTGTCGGACCCAAGACTTTTGATGCTATTTTCATTGGTTATGCTCAAAATAGTGTTGCATATAGATTTATGTCTTTGAATGATAGTTCTATTTGTGAATCTAGAGATGCAAAATTATTTGAGCTTGACTAATAATGCTTCTACATCTATAACTATTAATTCTCATTTTGTGCCTTCTTCTAGTGTTACTGCTAATGAGCATGAAAATGAACATAGAAGGAGTAAGAGGTGTAGAATTGAAGCTAGCTTTGATCTTGACTGAAAATATTGATCTTGATGTTTTGAATGATGAATTAGTGTCTATCTA harbors:
- the LOC142166476 gene encoding uncharacterized protein LOC142166476 translates to MATTMNKTLPDLSKLEPLDGNNYKHWSQKLLIFFEQLEVDYILFNEPPDDVLADSSNVATTVVAGDVAKKKVEKDNKTVRGHLLNHMTNHLFDLLITYKSVKVICDSLEKKYGADDARKKKYVVGKWIKFQIVDDKTIMGQVHEYENLTADVLNEGMEMCEILQANILLENFPPSWTDHRNQLKHKKKKL